In the Loxodonta africana isolate mLoxAfr1 chromosome 1, mLoxAfr1.hap2, whole genome shotgun sequence genome, one interval contains:
- the EEF1A1 gene encoding elongation factor 1-alpha 1 gives MGKEKTHINIVVIGHVDSGKSTTTGHLIYKCGGIDKRTIEKFEKEAAEMGKGSFKYAWVLDKLKAERERGITIDISLWKFETSKYYVTIIDAPGHRDFIKNMITGTSQADCAVLIVAAGVGEFEAGISKNGQTREHALLAYTLGVKQLIVGVNKMDSTEPPYSQKRYEEIVKEVSTYIKKIGYNPDTVAFVPISGWNGDNMLEPSANMPWFKGWKVTRKDGNASGTTLLEALDCILPPTRPTDKPLRLPLQDVYKIGGIGTVPVGRVETGVLKPGMVVTFAPVNVTTEVKSVEMHHEALSEALPGDNVGFNVKNVSVKDVRRGNVAGDSKNDPPMEAAGFTAQVIILNHPGQISAGYAPVLDCHTAHIACKFAELKEKIDRRSGKKLEDGPKFLKSGDAAIVDMVPGKPMCVESFSDYPPLGRFAVRDMRQTVAVGVIKAVDKKAAGAGKVTKSAQKAQKAK, from the exons ATGGGAAAGGAAAAGACCCACATCAACATCGTCGTCATTGGACACGTAGATTCAGGCAAGTCCACAACTACTGGTCACCTGATCTACAAATGCGGTGGGATCGACAAAAGAACCATCGAAAAATTTGAGAAGGAAGCTGCTGAG ATGGGAAAGGGCTCCTTCAAGTATGCCTGGGTCTTGGATAAACTGAAAGCTGAACGTGAGCGAGGCATCACCATTGATATCTCCCTGTGGAAATTTGAGACCAGCAAGTACTATGTGACCATCATTGATGCCCCAGGACACAGAGACTTCATCAAAAACATGATTACAGGAACATCACAG GCTGACTGTGCTGTCCTGATTGTTGCTGCTGGTGTTGGTGAATTTGAAGCTGGTATCTCCAAGAATGGGCAGACCCGTGAGCATGCCCTTCTGGCTTACACACTGGGTGTGAAACAACTAATTGTTGGTGTTAACAAAATGGATTCCACTGAGCCACCCTACAGTCAGAAGAGATACGAGGAAATCGTTAAGGAAGTCAGCACCTATATTAAGAAAAttggctacaaccctgacacagtAGCATTTGTGCCAATTTCTGGCTGGAATGGTGACAACATGCTGGAGCCAAGTGCTAAC ATGCCTTGGTTCAAGGGATGGAAAGTCACCCGTAAGGATGGCAATGCCAGTGGAACCACACTGCTTGAAGCTCTGGATTGCATCCTGCCACCAACTCGTCCAACTGACAAGCCCCTGCGTCTGCCTCTCCAGGATGTGTACAAAATTGGTG GTATTGGTACTGTCCCTGTCGGCAGAGTGGAGACTGGTGTTCTCAAGCCTGGCATGGTGGTCACCTTTGCTCCAGTCAACGTCACCACTGAAGTAAAGTCTGTTGAAATGCACCACGAAGCTTTGAGCGAAGCTCTCCCTGGGGATAATGTAGGCTTCAATGTCAAGAATGTCTCTGTCAAAGATGTTCGTCGTGGCAATGTAGCTGGTGACAGCAAAAATGACCCACCAATGGAAGCAGCTGGTTTCACTGCTCag GTGATCATCCTGAACCACCCAGGCCAAATCAGTGCTGGCTACGCACCTGTGCTGGATTGTCACACTGCTCACATTGCTTGCAAGTTCGCTGAGCTCAAAGAGAAGATTGATCGCCGTTCTGGTAAGAAGCTAGAAGATGGCCCAAAATTCTTGAAGTCTGGTGATGCTGCCATCGTTGACATGGTTcctggcaagcccatgtgtgttgAGAGCTTCTCTGACTATCCTCCTCTGG GTCGTTTTGCTGTTCGTGATATGAGACAGACAGTTGCTGTGGGTGTCATCAAGGCAGTGGACAAAAAGGCAGCTGGAGCTGGCAAGGTCACCAAGTCTGCTCAGAAAGCTCAGAAGGCTAAATGA